One genomic window of Boudabousia tangfeifanii includes the following:
- the mfd gene encoding transcription-repair coupling factor: MKLTNLLAQLDRDETYNAATKAARPQANLSVKACAGIRPPFVASVSARNDLTVVVLPSGRDAEQFAHALADYVPQVAVFPSWETLPHERLSPRLDTMAARASVIARLSAQTGQLAADAVAGQLEPIKVLVTSVRGWLQPVIASIGQVPWIQLVPGQEVGFEETIEKLVDLGYRRQDMVANRGDFAVRGGLIDIFPPLEDSPVRIEFFGDEVDEVRYFSLTDQRSTETVKAGILLGPCRELLLTDKVKDAAGKAYEKLPGVEDLLEQIQAGAYVEGMESLAPVLDDSMQPLANLLPDNSVICVCDPEVMARRATDLQATTDEFMAAAWEAAAAGGQVPVSAQAASFAQLGELRRHCVAQGNGWISLSDFLTGSEDAEDADLAAFFASADTEYDLGARDVEPYRGDFKAATSDLGQLIKDGWKLLLTTQGDGSAKRMADALGELGLPSRQITQLPAGLNDPVIYTLGQAHGRGFVLTEAKLAVFTEADLTGRKATTAPSRSTRVKRKVANAISDPLALKPGDYIVHDQHGVGKFLELVSRTTGRGASQVTRDYLLVEYAPSKRGGVGDRLFVPTDSLDRISKYSGSDAPALSKMGGADWEKTKAKARKAVKEIASELVRLYAARSASKGFAFSPDTPWQQELEDAFEYPETPDQLTTIAEVKADMEKPYPMDRLLCGDVGYGKTEVAVRAAFKAIQDGKQVAVLCPTTLLAQQHLETFRQRFVGFPVTVASLSRFTSTKEAEEIKTDLLAGKIDLVIGTHSLVTGQVRFKDLGLVIIDEEQRFGVEHKETLKQLRANVDVLSMSATPIPRTLEMAVTGIRQMSMLQTPPEERHPVLTYVGRWQDKQMVAAIKRELMRDGQVFFVHNKVSDIDAVAAKITELIPSARVRVAHGKMGEQALEKVIVDFWNREFDVLVCTTIVETGLDIANANTLIVDRADQMGLSQLHQLRGRVGRSRERAYAYFFYPSDKVLTETAHERLKTIATHTDLGAGMAVAMKDLEIRGAGNLLGGAQSGHIAGVGFDLYVRMVAEAVADFKGEHQEEKPEVKVDLPIEAHIPPAYIPGERLRLETYAKIASANDEAELSQVRAELVDRYGQIPTEVERLFVVAKLRQQIAAAGLTEVASAGPNLRFAPITLGAAQAARLRRLYPGAVQKPALRQVLIPAPKTAKMGGNPVVNEDLATWVANVVEHIFAWDPTASDD, encoded by the coding sequence ATGAAGCTAACAAATCTCCTAGCACAGCTAGACCGCGATGAAACCTATAACGCTGCAACCAAAGCTGCTAGGCCTCAAGCTAACCTTTCTGTCAAAGCTTGTGCTGGGATTCGTCCCCCTTTTGTAGCTAGCGTCAGCGCTCGTAATGACTTAACGGTAGTAGTTTTGCCATCTGGGCGTGATGCGGAACAGTTCGCGCACGCCTTGGCTGATTATGTGCCGCAAGTGGCTGTTTTCCCTAGCTGGGAAACGCTACCTCATGAACGACTATCGCCTCGGCTCGATACGATGGCAGCTCGCGCTAGTGTGATTGCTAGGTTATCGGCGCAAACAGGACAACTTGCCGCAGACGCAGTGGCCGGTCAGCTTGAGCCGATCAAAGTTCTAGTTACTTCAGTACGCGGCTGGCTTCAGCCAGTTATTGCTTCTATCGGACAAGTTCCTTGGATCCAGTTGGTTCCTGGGCAAGAAGTCGGCTTCGAAGAAACGATCGAAAAACTAGTGGACTTGGGGTATCGACGCCAAGACATGGTGGCTAATCGTGGCGACTTCGCCGTTCGCGGTGGACTGATTGACATTTTCCCACCACTAGAGGATTCGCCGGTCAGAATCGAATTTTTTGGCGATGAAGTCGATGAAGTAAGGTATTTTTCCTTAACAGATCAGCGTTCTACTGAAACAGTAAAAGCTGGCATATTACTAGGCCCCTGCCGGGAGCTGCTACTTACTGACAAGGTGAAGGATGCTGCCGGTAAGGCTTATGAAAAGCTCCCTGGTGTAGAGGATCTTTTAGAGCAAATCCAAGCGGGGGCCTATGTCGAGGGGATGGAATCCTTGGCCCCAGTTCTGGATGATTCCATGCAACCTCTAGCAAATCTGTTGCCGGACAATAGTGTTATTTGCGTTTGCGACCCTGAGGTGATGGCACGTCGGGCGACTGATCTACAAGCTACCACTGATGAGTTTATGGCCGCCGCATGGGAAGCAGCTGCTGCCGGTGGTCAAGTGCCGGTTTCAGCTCAAGCGGCTTCTTTTGCCCAGCTTGGTGAACTTCGCCGGCACTGCGTGGCACAAGGCAACGGTTGGATTTCGTTAAGCGATTTCTTAACCGGCTCCGAGGACGCAGAGGATGCAGATTTGGCGGCATTTTTTGCTTCTGCAGACACGGAGTATGACCTAGGCGCGCGAGATGTAGAACCATACCGAGGTGATTTCAAAGCCGCTACTAGCGACCTCGGCCAGCTAATTAAGGATGGCTGGAAGCTTCTATTGACCACTCAAGGTGATGGTAGCGCCAAGCGAATGGCTGATGCCTTAGGAGAATTAGGGCTACCAAGTCGACAAATCACTCAGTTACCTGCCGGGCTAAATGATCCCGTGATTTACACTCTGGGGCAAGCTCATGGTCGTGGGTTTGTGCTAACCGAGGCAAAGCTAGCAGTATTTACCGAGGCCGATCTTACGGGGCGGAAAGCAACTACTGCACCCAGCCGAAGTACTCGAGTTAAGCGTAAAGTCGCGAATGCTATTTCGGATCCTTTGGCCTTAAAGCCGGGCGATTACATTGTGCATGACCAGCATGGGGTGGGAAAATTCCTAGAATTGGTTTCGCGAACCACTGGTCGCGGCGCTAGCCAAGTGACCCGCGACTACCTGCTAGTTGAATATGCCCCTTCGAAACGAGGCGGAGTAGGGGATCGGCTTTTTGTGCCCACTGACAGCCTTGATCGGATCAGTAAATATTCTGGTTCTGATGCGCCGGCCCTAAGCAAAATGGGGGGAGCAGACTGGGAAAAAACTAAAGCCAAAGCCCGCAAAGCAGTTAAGGAAATTGCGTCTGAACTGGTGCGACTCTACGCGGCTCGTTCGGCCTCAAAGGGATTTGCTTTTAGTCCAGATACCCCATGGCAGCAGGAACTTGAAGACGCTTTCGAATACCCAGAAACACCAGATCAGCTAACTACTATCGCGGAAGTCAAGGCTGATATGGAAAAGCCCTACCCGATGGACCGTTTGCTCTGTGGTGACGTGGGTTATGGCAAGACGGAAGTAGCTGTACGTGCAGCCTTCAAAGCGATCCAAGATGGCAAGCAGGTGGCGGTACTTTGCCCCACCACTTTGTTGGCGCAGCAGCACCTAGAAACTTTCCGACAGCGTTTTGTTGGTTTTCCTGTAACGGTTGCCTCGCTGTCGCGTTTTACCTCGACCAAGGAAGCTGAAGAGATTAAAACTGATCTTTTGGCCGGGAAAATCGATTTGGTTATTGGCACTCATTCATTGGTCACTGGTCAAGTACGCTTCAAGGACCTGGGACTGGTAATTATCGATGAAGAGCAGCGGTTCGGAGTCGAGCATAAGGAAACTCTCAAACAGCTCCGAGCTAACGTCGATGTGCTTTCGATGTCGGCCACCCCGATTCCTCGTACCCTCGAAATGGCAGTTACTGGGATTCGGCAAATGTCGATGCTGCAAACACCTCCAGAAGAGCGCCATCCGGTATTGACTTACGTGGGACGCTGGCAAGATAAGCAAATGGTCGCAGCGATCAAACGAGAATTGATGCGCGACGGTCAGGTGTTTTTCGTGCATAACAAGGTTTCGGATATTGATGCCGTGGCCGCGAAAATTACGGAGTTGATCCCTTCGGCCAGAGTACGAGTCGCTCATGGCAAGATGGGCGAGCAGGCACTAGAAAAAGTAATTGTGGATTTCTGGAACCGAGAATTCGACGTTCTGGTTTGTACCACGATTGTGGAAACCGGCCTCGATATTGCCAATGCGAATACTTTGATTGTTGATCGAGCTGACCAAATGGGGCTTTCGCAATTGCACCAGTTACGAGGACGAGTGGGTCGCAGTAGGGAACGCGCGTATGCATATTTCTTCTACCCCTCGGACAAAGTGCTGACTGAAACTGCCCATGAACGACTAAAGACCATCGCGACGCATACTGATCTTGGTGCTGGGATGGCTGTCGCGATGAAGGATCTGGAAATCCGTGGTGCTGGTAACTTACTAGGCGGGGCACAGTCTGGTCATATTGCCGGGGTCGGTTTCGACTTGTATGTGCGGATGGTAGCCGAGGCCGTTGCCGACTTTAAGGGCGAACATCAGGAAGAAAAGCCTGAAGTCAAGGTGGATCTTCCAATTGAAGCTCATATTCCACCGGCCTATATTCCAGGCGAACGTTTGCGTTTGGAAACCTATGCCAAGATCGCTTCGGCCAATGATGAGGCGGAACTTTCTCAGGTACGGGCGGAACTTGTGGATCGTTATGGTCAGATTCCTACCGAGGTCGAACGACTTTTCGTGGTGGCAAAGTTGCGTCAACAGATTGCCGCTGCAGGTTTGACAGAAGTAGCCTCAGCCGGTCCTAATTTACGCTTTGCTCCGATTACATTAGGAGCAGCTCAAGCGGCGCGTTTGCGTCGTCTCTACCCAGGAGCAGTTCAGAAACCGGCGCTACGTCAGGTGTTGATTCCGGCCCCGAAGACCGCAAAAATGGGGGGTAATCCAGTGGTAAACGAAGATTTAGCTACTTGGGTTGCAAATGTGGTAGAGCATATCTTTGCTTGGGATCCAACTGCTAGCGATGACTGA
- the pth gene encoding aminoacyl-tRNA hydrolase: protein MSNEPWLVVGLGNPGPRYELTRHNIGHLVVDALADEMGESFNKHKARAKVASGRLGILPGGAPGPKVMAAKLDTYMNTSGPIVKALVDFYQIDPAHLLIVHDELDLPEHELRLKQSGGAAGHNGLKSINDSLGTKDYCRLRVGIGRPPGQMSTADFVLSNFPAKQLPQWSVTIAKAVDAISEVVTKGFLTAQQDLHSNK from the coding sequence CGGTCCCCGATATGAGTTGACCCGGCACAATATCGGCCATCTAGTGGTAGATGCGTTGGCTGATGAGATGGGGGAAAGCTTTAATAAGCATAAAGCACGGGCTAAAGTTGCCTCAGGACGTTTGGGAATTTTGCCCGGAGGTGCGCCTGGTCCCAAGGTCATGGCAGCCAAACTTGATACTTATATGAACACTTCTGGCCCAATTGTCAAAGCGCTGGTTGATTTTTATCAGATCGATCCAGCCCACTTGTTAATCGTGCATGATGAACTAGATCTTCCTGAGCACGAATTACGCTTGAAACAAAGTGGTGGGGCTGCCGGTCATAACGGGTTAAAATCTATAAATGACTCGTTAGGAACCAAAGACTACTGCCGATTACGAGTTGGCATCGGTCGTCCACCAGGCCAAATGAGCACGGCAGATTTCGTGCTCTCAAACTTTCCAGCTAAACAGCTGCCGCAATGGTCTGTGACCATCGCGAAAGCGGTTGATGCCATCTCCGAGGTAGTGACTAAAGGTTTTCTAACTGCACAACAGGATCTACACTCGAACAAGTAA